A window of the Podospora bellae-mahoneyi strain CBS 112042 chromosome 6, whole genome shotgun sequence genome harbors these coding sequences:
- a CDS encoding hypothetical protein (EggNog:ENOG50; COG:S) codes for MVVSRGLGNGYLRGRCVLRSRYPSPISTLTFKSTSTMQLLAILTTFPLTALAVVNGRCSGSAATGTWGQSGICISTGTCNSFGGVFKSGACPGDAADIRCCLIGLEGSTNKPCGAPRSYCDWDGHACWGVTHSGENVPVRRIIGAARVCK; via the exons ATGGTTGTCTCTCGGGGGCTAGGAAACGGGTATTTAAGGGGTCGTTGTGTCCTCAGATCACGATAtccatcccccatctcaacacTCACTTTcaaatccacctccaccatgcAACTGCTCGCCATCCTGACCACCTTTCCCCTAACCGCCCTCGCGGTGGTGAATGGCCGTTGTTCCGGCAGCGCCGCCACCGGCACCTGGGGACAAAGCGGCATCTGCATTTCGACCGGCACCTGCAACTCTTTCGGCGGTGTCTTCAAGAGCGGTGCTTGCCCTGGTGACGCGGCCGATATCAGATGCTGCCTCATCGGCCTGGAGGGGTCGACCAACAAGCCATGCGGTGCTCCTCGATCATACTGCGACTGGGACGGACATGCCTGCTGGGGGGTTACGCACAGCGGT GAAAATGTCCCGGTCCGGCGGATTATAGGTGCTGCCAGAGTCTGTAAATAG
- the PMU1 gene encoding putative phosphoglycerate mutase pmu1 (COG:G; EggNog:ENOG503NWTI) — protein MFTMIGQHATGAGHWSGWSMLKLLLLMSFPTLSLTAPPSVSHPIASSESESMKSLAALKTMAPKYRFTAVPGYFQMAGRGPRNEVPTMPGMGLIDQPYPTDEAFDPQRSKQPWERFVNLLNSWNESEKGKAAYKLIYVTRHGQGYHNAKESDVGSAEWETRWVMLNGDDNSTWFDSHLTLEGIRQAMTMNAFWQDAATTLKLPLPRRYYASPLARCLETCKFSFEGIELPPGQEKPPFKPIIKELLRERLHFHTCDRRRNGTWIRENFPEFEFEEGFVDEDVYWKTEGRETLQEHAARTMALLEDVFEHDDEQIISFSTHSGTIAALIKATGHEDFFVEPGNVVPFLIKGEIIQPN, from the exons ATGTTCACAATGATTGGACAGCATGCTACGGGCGCGGGGCATTGGTCAGGCTGGTCCATGCTcaagctgcttctcctgATGTCCTTCCCTACACTCTCATTGACTGCCCCACCATCTGTCTCTCATCCGATCGCTTCATCTGAATCTGAATCTATGAAATCCTTGGCAGCACTGAAGACCATGGCACCCAAATATCGATTCACAGCCGTTCCCGGCTACTTCCAAATGGCAGGCCGCGGCCCGAGGAATGAGGTG CCTACGATGCCGGGTATGGGTCTAATTGATCAACCCTACCCCACCGACGAGGCTTTCGACCCCCAACGCTCAAAACAGCCATGGGAGAGGTTTGTCAATCTCCTCAACTCGTGGAATGAAAGCGAGAAAGGAAAAGCGGCCTATAAACTCATATATGTCACCCGCCACGGCCAAGGCTACCACAATGCCAAAGAGTCTGATGTCGGCTCAGCTGAGTGGGAG ACAAGATGGGTAATGCTCAATGGAGACGACAACTCGACCTGGTTCGACTCCCACCTCACCCTAGAAGGCATCCGTCAAGCCATGACCATGAACGCCTTTTGGCAGGATGCCGCAACCACGCTCAAACTCCCTCTTCCCAGGCGCTACTACGCCAGCCCTCTTGCCCGCTGTCTCGAGACTTGCAAGTTCTCATTTGAAGGCATCGAGTTACCCCCCGGTCAGGAGAAACCACCCttcaagcccatcatcaaggaGTTGCTTAGGGAAAGACTACATTTTCACACGTGTGACCGCCGCCGTAATGGCACCTGGATCAGGGAGAATTTTCCCGAgtttgagtttgaggaggggtttgtggatgaggatgtaTACTGGAAgacggaggggagagagacgCTCCAAGAGCATGCCGCACGTACGATGGCTTTGCTTGAGGATGTATTTgagcatgatgatgagcagaTTATCAGCTTTTCGACTCATTCGGGGACGATAGCTGCGCTGATCAAGGCGACGGGGCATGAGGATTTCTTTGTTGAGCCGGGGAATGTGGTGCCATTTTTGATCAAGGGGGAGATTATTCAGCCTAACTGA
- a CDS encoding hypothetical protein (BUSCO:EOG092651OF; EggNog:ENOG503P1GA; COG:S), giving the protein MAKAKKLSKAPTSDTASTNSAGSSSAPTTTPSWLTDSLPLPALIVLDLDYTLWPFYSDIHISPPIRSLSPFVLSDRNGEYFSLFPDAPAILRLLSSPQCNIRLAVASKSPVGDLCREVLKSLRLPETEIRGQPKKVIDVFTTGGGGGLEIYESSKLRHFEVIAKRTGVRYEDMLFFDDERPNFEVESVGVTMKLVGRQGLCWEELEKGIQLWRERKGIVPATAGGSGSYAGGRW; this is encoded by the exons ATGGCCAAAGCAAAGAAACTCTCCAAAGCTCCAACCTCGGACACTGCCTCCACAAACAGCGCCggatcctcctcggcgccaACTACCACGCCCTCCTG GTTGAccgactccctccccctccccgcactcatcgtcctcgaccTAGACTACACCCTCTGGCCCTTCTACTCAGACATCCACATCTCGCCCCCCatccgctccctctccccctttgtACTATCCGACCGAAACGGCGAGtacttctccctcttccccgacgcccccgccatcctccgcctcctctcctccccacaaTGCAACATCCGCCTGGCTGTCGCGTCTAAATCCCCAGTCGGCGATCTATGTCGTGAAGTGCTCAAATCACTACGATTACCCGAGACGGAGATACGAGGGCAGCCGAAAAAGGTGATTGATGTCTTTACAACAGGCGGGGGCGGAGGGCTGGAGATTTATGAGAGCTCAAAACTACGGCATTTCGAGGTGATTGCCAAACGGACGGGGGTGCGGTACGAGGATATGCTGTTTTTTGATGACGAGAGGCCTAATTTCGAGGTAGAGAGCGTAGGAGTGACGATGAAGCTTGTTGGCAGACAAGGGCTGTGctgggaggagctggaaaaggggataCAGCTttggagggagagaaagggTATTGTTCCAGCTACTGCTGGCGGTAGCGGTTCATATgctggagggagatggtAA
- a CDS encoding hypothetical protein (EggNog:ENOG503NXVS; COG:I) — protein sequence MAGSPVEQVPSATATTGGDEFGYPHGHFGHLTAEQEKALQDFKIFLGEKGLYTHAPGEKPSHEDWTLLRFLRARRWIVEDAYKQFKDTEDWRKANQLEVLYDTIDVEAYEETRSLYPQWTGRRDRRGIPIYLFQIRHLDSKTVANYEKKAESTSASLAKTDGSTPEKLLRLFALYENLTRFAQPLCSAMKDRDNAETPITLSTNIVDVSQVSLRMFWNLKSHMQAASTLATAHYPETLDRIFIIGAPYFFSTVWGWIKRWFDPITVSKIFILSAAEVKTELERFMEPRNIPKAYGGELEFEFFDRPNVDPRIKEAITWVKGHTDFPRGPAYWVPSEDGNTLELYAVGRQDGKQRREKICSIPSPFPKVEEPAAAVAGVKEEQEAKIEASMEGVKALSVSSSNDKPSTAEISEKVAAVAVPDAVAEEQKPAAVKA from the exons aTGGCGGGCTCACCAGTGGAACAAGTCCCTTCtgccacggccaccaccggcggAGACGAGTTCGGGTACCCTCATGGACATTTCGGACACTTGACCGccgagcaggagaaggcgcTGCAGGATTTCAAGATCTtcttgggggagaaggggttgtaTACACATGCGCCTGGGGAGAAACCGTCGCATGAGGATTGGACTTTGCT ACGATTTCtgcgggcgaggaggtggattGTGGAGGATGCGTACAAGCAGTTCAAGGACACCGAGGACTGGCGCAAGGCGAACCAGTTGGAGGTGCTGTATGACACGATTGATGTGGAGGCGTACGAGGAGACGAGGAGCTTG TACCCCCAATGGACGGGCAGACGAGACAGGCGCGGCATCCCGATTTACCTCTTCCAGATCCGCCATCTCGACAGTAAGACGGTCGCCAACtacgagaagaaggccgagtcGACGAGCGCCAGTCTGGCAAAGACTGATGGGTCAACACCCGAGAAGCTCCTTAGGCTGTTTGCCCTGTACGAGAACCTCACCCGATTTGCGCAGCCCCTCTGCTCGGCCATGAAAGACCGCGACAACGCCGAgacccccatcaccctcagcACCAACATCGTTGACGTCTCCCAGGTATCGCTGCGCATGTTCTGGAACCTAAAGTCACACATGCAGGCCGCCTCGACACTCGCCACAGCCCACTACCCCGAGACCCTCGACcgcatcttcatcatcggcgcCCCTTACTTCTTTAGCACAGTCTGGGGCTGGATCAAGAGGTGGTTCGACCCCATCACCGTCTCCAagatcttcatcctctccgcGGCAGAAGTCAAGACCGAGCTGGAAAGATTCATGGAGCCGAGAAACATCCCCAAGGCGTACGGCGGCGAGCTGGAATTCGAATTCTTTGACCGGCCAAACGTCGACCCCAGGATAAAAGAGGCGATCACCTGGGTAAAGGGGCACACCGACTTCCCCAGGGGGCCAGCTTATTGGGTCCCGTCCGAGGATGGCAACACTCTCGAGTTGTATGCGGTCGGCAGACAGGACGGAAAgcaaagaagagaaaagattTGCAGCATTCCGTCGCCGTTTCCCAAGGTGGAAGAGCCGGCGGCGGCCGTTGCTGGCgtgaaggaggagcaggaggccaAGATCGAGGCTTCGATGGAGGGCGTCAAGGCGCTGTCGGTCTCTTCGTCGAATGACAAGCCGTCTACGGCGGAGATTTCGGAAAAGGTTGCCGCCGTTGCGGTGCCTGATGCGGTTgcggaggagcagaagccgGCCGCGGTCAAGGCTTAG
- the SEC27 gene encoding Coatomer subunit beta' (COG:U; EggNog:ENOG503NWHK), which translates to MSLNIQRQLFARSERVKGIDFHPTEPWILTTLYSGHVYIWSYETQQVVKTFELTDVPVRAGRFVARKNWIVCGSDDFQIRVYNYNTSEKITTFEAHPDYIRAIAVHPTQPFVLTASDDMTIKLWDWEKGWKNVRVFEGNSHYVMSLAINPKDTNTFASACLDRTVKIWSLGSSTPNFQLEAHETKGVNHVDYYPHSDKPYLLTTSDDRTVKVWDYTTKSLIATLEGHTNNVSFACYHPELPIIISGSEDGTVRIWNANTYRHEQTLNYGLERAWCVAYQKGKQGIAVGFDEGSVVIKLGREEPAVSMDGSGKIIWARHNEVVSAVIKAGDATKDNEPITFSTKELGNAEIYPQALLHSPNGRFAAICGDGEYIIYTALAWRNKAFGSALDFVWASKENSNDFAIRESPTSIKVFKNFQEKKGGLDVPFAADGLTGGVLLGVKGQGGISFFDWQTGGLVRRIEVEPKQVYWSESGELVALACEDSCYVLRFSRENYNEAVQSGKVEEDGVEEAFDVITDISESIRSAEWLGDVLIYTNGTNRLNYLVGDQTYTVSHFDKPMYILGYLQRDSRVYLTDKDLSVTSFALSLPVLEYQTLVLRQDMETAAELLPSIPQDQLNKIARFLEGQGHKELALEVATDPEHKFDLALALNQLDVAVELARQSDSDHKWKTLGDAGLAAWDIPLATECFVNSKDLGSLLLVYSSTSDREGLAKLAEQASAAGAHNIAFSSKWLLGDVPGCVEILTKTNRHAEAVLFAQTYKPSLAPAIVAEWKDRLEKNKKGRVAKSLGVPVEDEELFPEWDEWLRLEKEGPVIAEEDAAEEEAEEEDDEEESADEE; encoded by the exons ATGTCTCTAAACATACAGCGCCAACTCTTTGCTCGCTCTGAG CGTGTCAAAGGCATCGACTTCCATCCGACAGAGCCATGGATCTTGA CTACCCTCTATAGCGGCCATGTCTACATTTGGTCGTACGAGACGCAACAGGTCGTCAAGACCTTCGAGCTTACCGATGTTCCAGTGCGCGCTGGTCGCTTCGTTGCGCGAAAGAACTGGATTGTCTGTGGTTCCGATGATTT CCAAATTCGGGTATACAACTACAACACCAGCGAGAAGATCACAACCTTTGAGGCGCATCCCGACTACATCCGTGCGATCGCCGTCCACCCAACACAGCCCTTTGTTCTCACGGCCAGTGATGACATGACAATCAAGCTCTGGgactgggagaaggggtggaaaAACGTCAGGGTGTTTGAGGGCAACTCGC ACTATGTCATGTCCCTCGCCATCAACCCGAAAGACACCAACACCTTCGCCTCGGCCTGCTTGGACAGGACGGTCAAGATCTGGAGCTTGGGTTCCTCCACACCAAACTTCCAACTTGAAGCCCACGAGACCAAGGGTGTCAACCATGTCGACTACTACCCTCACAGCGACAAGCCCTACCTTCTTACCACCTCAGATGAC CGCACGGTGAAAGTGTGGGATTACACCACCAAGAGTTTGATTGCGACGCTTGAGGGTCACACAAATAACGTTTCTTTTGCGTGCTACCATCCCGAGCTTCCAATCATCATTTCTGGTTCCGAAGAT GGCACCGTGAGGATATGGAACGCCAACACCTACCGTCATGAGCAAACCCTCAACTATGGGCTTGAGAGAGCTTGGTGTGTGGCCTACCAGAAGGGCAAGCAGGGCATCGCGGTTGGTTTCGATGAGGGATCCGTGGTGATTAAACTTGGCAGGGAAGAACCGGCGGTGTCCATGGATGGGTCTGGAAAGATTATCTGGGCCAGACACAACGAGGTCGTTTCCGCCGTTATCAAGGCGGGCGACGCGACCAAGGATAACGAGCCAatcaccttctccaccaaggAGCTAGGCAACGCCGAAATCTACCCTCAGGCTTTGCTTCACTCACCCAACGGCCGTTTCGCCGCCATttgcggcgacggcgagtACATCATCTACACTGCCCTGGCGTGGCGCAACAAGGCTTTCGGTTCGGCTCTCGACTTCGTCTGGGCCTCCAAGGAGAACTCAAACGACTTTGCGATCCGCGAATCGCCAACCAGCATCAAGGTGTTCAAGAACTtccaggagaagaagggcggtCTCGACGTGCCGTTTGCTGCCGACGGGCTCACTGGTGGCGTGTTGCTCGGTGTCAAAGGCCAGGGTGGTATTTCGTTCTTTGACTGGCAAACGGGTGGTCTTGTCCGGCGCATCGAGGTTGAGCCTAAGCAGGTCTACTGGAGCGAAAGTGGTGAGCTCGTTGCTCTGGCTTGCGAGGACTCTTGCTATGTTCTCAGATTTTCCCGTGAGAACTACAACGAGGCTGTGCAGTCcggcaaggtcgaggaggatggcgtcgAGGAGGCCTTCGATGTCATTACCGACATTAGTGAAAG CATCCGATCGGCCGAATGGCTGGGTGATGTCCTCATCTACACGAATGGCACCAATAGGCTGAACTACCTTGTGGGTGACCAGACCTACACCGTGTCTCACTTCGACAAGCCCATGTATATTCTCGGGTACCTCCAGCGTGACAGCCGCGTTTACCTGACTGACAAGGACCTCTCCGTCACATccttcgccctctccctcccagtCCTTGAGTATCAAACCTTGGTGCTCCGTCAGGACATGGAGACGGCGGCCGaactcctccccagcatCCCCCAAGACCAACTCAACAAAATCGCCCGCTTCCTCGAGGGACAGGGTCACAAGGAATTGGCGCTTGAAGTGGCTACGGATCCTGAGCACAAGTTTGACCTCGCTCTTGCCCTGAATCAACTGGATGTTGCGGTTGAACTGGCCAGACAGTCTGACTCGGACCACAAGTGGAAGACTTTGGGCGACGCCGGTCTCGCCGCCTGGGATATCCCTCTTGCCACCGAGTGTTTCGTCAACTCCAAGGATCTCGGCTCCTTGTTGCTGGTCTACAGCTCCACGTCGGACCGTGAAGGTCTCGCCAAGCTGGCGGAGCAGGCGTCGGCTGCGGGTGCTCACAACATTGCTTTCAGCAGCAAGTGGCTCCTGGGCGATGTGCCCGGGTGTGTTGAGATCCTCACCAAGACAAACCGTCACGCCGAGGCAGTGCTCTTTGCGCAGACATACAAGCCAAGTCTTGCCCCTGCCATTGTAGCTGAGTGGAAAGACAGGCtggagaagaacaagaaggggCGTGTGGCCAAGTCCCTTGGTGTCCcagtggaggatgaggagctcTTCCCAGAATGGGACGAGTGGCTCAgactggagaaggagggtcCTGTTATTGCCGAGGAAGATGctgcagaggaggaagcggaggaggaagacgacgaggaagagagtGCGGATGAAGAGTAG
- a CDS encoding hypothetical protein (antiSMASH:Cluster_3; COG:E; EggNog:ENOG503P018) — protein MERNTPKKAVHFGAGNIGRGFVACFLHESGYEVIFAEVNDATVSKLNTHKSYKVIEVGAEGTTEKTITNYRAINSRSNEAALVEEIATADVVTCSVGPNILKFLAPVIAKGLAARSTDLTPAAVIACENAIGATDTLAEFIKSPENTNPALLEDYDKRATFANSAIDRIVPAQDPDAGLDVKLEKFYEWVVEKTPFKEWAVPDIKGIKWVDNLQPFIERKLYTVNTGHATAAYYGYTRRKSTVYDALQDKDIRDEVKNALKETADLITEKHGIDEEEQKQYVDKIVRRISNPHLEDAVERVGRAPLRKLSRKERFIGPAAELAENGKDCSALLDAAEMAFRFQNVEGDDESFELAKIMEEKKPEEVVQEVCGLQPSEKLYPQVVDIVKRVQADSNEE, from the exons ATGGAGAGAAATACTCCCAAGAAGGCTGTCCACTTTGGCGCCGGAAACATTG GCCGTGGCTTTGTTGCTTGCTTCCTCCACGAATCGGGGTATGAAGTCATCTTTGCCGAGGTCAACGATGCCACCGTCAGCAAGCTCAACACCCACAAGAGCTACAAGGTGATCGAGGTTGGCGCTGAGGGCACCACCGAGaagaccatcaccaactaCCGGGCCATCAACTCGAGGTCAAATGAGGCGGCTTTGGTCGAGGAGATCGCGACGGCCGATGTGGTCACCTGCTCCGTCGGCCCTAACATCCTCAAGTTCCTCGCGCCAGTAATTGCCAAGGGTCTCGCCGCCCGCTCGACGGATCTGACTCCCGCCGCTGTCATTGCCTGCGAGAACGCCATCGGCGCCACCGACACTCTTGCCGAGTTCATAAAGTCTCCCGAGAACACCAACCCCGCTCTCCTCGAGGATTACGATAAGCGTGCCACCTTTGCCAACTCGGCCATTGACCGCATCGTCCCGGCCCAAGACCCCGATGCCGGCCTCGATGTGAAGCTTGAGAAGTTCTATGAGTGGGTTGTCGAGAAGACCCCGTTCAAGGAATGGGCCGTCCCAGACATCAAGGGCATCAAGTGGGTCGACAACCTCCAGCCCTTCATTGAGCGCAAGCTGTACACTGTCAACACTGGCCACGCCACTGCTGCGTACTACGGCTACACTCGCCGCAAGAGCACCGTGTACGATGCCCTACAAGACAAGGACATCCGGGACGAGGTCAAGAACGCTCTCAAGGAGACGGCTGACCTCATCACCGAGAAACACGGcatcgacgaggaggagcagaagcagtACGTCGACAAGATTGTTAGGCGCATCAGCAACCCCCACTTGGAGGATGCGGTTGAGCGTGTGGGTCGTGCCCCGCTCCGGAAGCTGAGCCGAAAAGAGCGGTTCATCGGCCCCGCTGCCGAGCTCGCGGAAAACGGCAAGGACTGTTCAGCCCTACTTGATGCTGCCGAGATGGCATTCCGCTTCCAGAACGTCGAGGGCGACGACGAGTCGTTTGAGCTTGCCAAAAtcatggaggagaagaagcctgaAGAGGTTGTCCAGGAAGTTTGCGGTTTGCAGCCAAGTGAAAAGCTCTACCCTCAGGTGGTCGACATTGTCAAGCGTGTCCAGGCCGATTCGAATGAGGAGTAA